A genome region from Brooklawnia propionicigenes includes the following:
- a CDS encoding ATP-dependent DNA helicase UvrD2, protein MSTEATLAARVLEDLDAEQRAVATSFGCPVVVLAGAGTGKTRAITHRIAYGAASGVLEARRTLAVTFTSKAATELRRRLTQLGVPRVQARTFHAAALRQISYFWPRVYGVELPPVANGNFGIIAEAARAVPISVETPLLRDLAAEISWAKVSNVPPDRYSDLAPQAGREVGGLDADQVASVLVRYEQVKKHQGVIDFDDILLCAIALLHEHPEVADQVRDQYRHFVVDEYQDVSPIQRTMLELWLGDREDICVVGDPNQAIHTFAGAQPAYLTTFGRDHPGALTLRLRTNYRSTPQVLTVANALIGSGAGLRATRDGGPAVQVVAAADEQTEAADAVSWLVAQHHRGLAWRQLAVLYRINAQSEVLAGELRAAKVPFVLRDAEHQDPSDDAVTLSTIHSAKGLEWEAVAMIGLSDGLLPFVLADTAAAIAEEKRLLYVGLTRARTELRLSWARTGGHGRGMREPSRFLRTAGLVERGVVTSDMPQQGSRFRKPRALPACHVCGEALSDAVEIKLGRHEGCPARLDVELLDALHQWRSVQAQNQSVPAFVVFTDATLRALAEQKPVDPADLMKIPGIGRVKCECYGNQLIEVIAHHASV, encoded by the coding sequence GTGAGTACCGAAGCAACGCTGGCAGCGCGCGTCCTGGAGGATCTGGACGCGGAGCAGCGGGCGGTGGCGACCAGCTTCGGGTGTCCCGTCGTGGTGCTCGCAGGCGCAGGGACCGGCAAGACCCGGGCCATCACGCACCGGATCGCCTACGGTGCGGCCAGTGGGGTGCTGGAGGCCAGGCGCACCTTGGCGGTCACCTTCACCAGCAAGGCGGCCACCGAGTTGCGCCGCCGGCTGACCCAACTCGGCGTGCCGCGAGTGCAGGCGCGCACCTTCCATGCTGCCGCATTGCGCCAGATCAGCTACTTCTGGCCGCGGGTCTATGGCGTCGAGCTGCCACCGGTGGCCAACGGCAACTTCGGCATCATTGCGGAAGCTGCGCGTGCCGTGCCGATCAGCGTCGAGACGCCGTTGTTGCGTGACCTTGCGGCCGAGATCAGCTGGGCGAAGGTCTCGAACGTGCCACCCGATCGATACAGCGACCTCGCCCCACAGGCCGGGCGCGAGGTCGGAGGGTTGGATGCCGACCAGGTCGCGTCGGTTCTGGTGCGCTACGAGCAGGTGAAGAAGCACCAGGGGGTCATCGATTTCGACGACATCCTGCTGTGTGCGATAGCCCTGTTGCATGAGCATCCCGAAGTCGCCGACCAGGTCCGCGACCAGTACCGGCACTTCGTCGTGGACGAGTACCAAGACGTCAGTCCGATTCAGCGCACCATGCTGGAACTGTGGCTGGGCGACCGCGAGGACATCTGTGTGGTGGGTGACCCCAACCAGGCGATTCATACCTTCGCCGGCGCTCAACCGGCTTATCTGACCACCTTCGGCCGCGACCATCCCGGTGCGCTGACCCTCAGGCTGCGCACCAACTACCGTTCAACCCCTCAGGTGCTGACGGTGGCGAATGCGCTGATCGGTTCCGGCGCCGGGCTTCGGGCCACCCGCGATGGGGGTCCCGCGGTCCAGGTCGTCGCGGCCGCCGACGAGCAGACCGAAGCCGCCGACGCCGTCTCCTGGCTGGTCGCCCAACATCACCGTGGGCTGGCATGGCGACAGCTTGCGGTGCTGTACCGGATCAACGCCCAATCCGAGGTCCTTGCCGGCGAACTGCGAGCGGCCAAGGTGCCCTTCGTGCTGCGCGATGCCGAGCATCAGGACCCGTCCGACGATGCCGTGACGTTGTCGACGATTCATTCGGCCAAGGGTCTGGAGTGGGAGGCGGTCGCGATGATCGGATTGTCGGACGGGCTGTTGCCGTTCGTCCTGGCCGATACCGCCGCAGCGATCGCTGAGGAGAAGCGCCTGCTCTATGTGGGCTTGACCAGGGCGAGAACCGAACTGAGGTTGTCCTGGGCTCGGACCGGGGGACATGGCCGCGGAATGCGCGAGCCGTCCCGCTTCCTGCGCACTGCTGGGTTGGTCGAGCGCGGGGTGGTTACCTCGGACATGCCGCAGCAGGGCTCACGCTTTCGCAAGCCGCGAGCGCTGCCGGCGTGTCATGTCTGCGGGGAGGCCTTGAGTGATGCTGTCGAGATCAAGCTCGGACGCCATGAGGGTTGCCCGGCGAGGCTTGATGTGGAGCTTCTGGATGCGCTGCATCAATGGCGGAGCGTGCAAGCGCAGAACCAGTCGGTGCCGGCATTCGTCGTATTCACCGACGCGACACTACGTGCGCTCGCTGAACAGAAGCCGGTAGACCCGGCCGATTTGATGAAGATCCCCGGCATCGGACGGGTCAAATGCGAGTGCTACGGTAACCAACTGATCGAAGTGATCGCCCATCATGCGTCGGTCTAG
- a CDS encoding UvrD-helicase domain-containing protein: MNEIFRLDQPLPAPGTTIVLEASAGTGKTYAIAALVTRYVADGLPLDQILAVTFSRRATSELRDGIRTRLIAGKLAIDGWLRDGRLDSSDRVAVLLCDTDPAIARLRADRLDEAIGLVDAAPIFTLHTFAARMLDELGVLADHDEATVLETDPCVLVEEVISDSYLGEERWQCLGWQTAHAIGQQAAAHPAERLYPPDDSGAVRVGFATAVREMLDARKRSRRVFGYDDMIMRLSAVLTDPVSGQAAAQLLSERFSVVLVDEFQDTDPAQWAFLEAGFAGRSTLMLIGDPKQAIYRFRGGDIETYHQARGQAERVLRLATNYRSDAEVVRGIENLFGPVDLGSPGVRIELERVATAQQQPRIRREGSLEPAEVVRVRAIDPGQPIKTFPARELIAADLLGQVGQLLDGSHQLREPGGRWRPVRSDDIAVLVSTNKVGRLIHARLTAGGYSAVFTGERSVFTSQAAADWLIVLQALENPDRWHQRRAMLTSLIGWTSADIASASDDDLVEMSALLTRCARRLTDQGVAAVFETLVAERDLYARLLRSPGGEELTSDLRHITELLNQAQSDQRLTSSALTEFLRRSIEQADTMDEDERARRLPTDRPAIRVMTVHKAKGLQFPIVLLPQAADKYTAQVDDRDEPVVGHQDGERVLDVDSPRGRAGRIEGYQAEDLAESLRAFYVACTRAQSLLICWWAPTQNAVCSPLHRLLMNDRWHAAPRSEVPVEPASELRRPPGVSVTVVDPEQIAKRAGVAPRDTSFAGLLEARRFADHIDRAWTRTSYTGLTTGIHEVGPLPGSVAGFDEVDVAGDDDLEVSELSAVVEQDQQALSALAELPGGTQFGSLVHAVLEDVDPASAQLEADLGASVRRLAVRYPLTGLDVSALTTGLAQLVSTPLGKLTGDRTLRDLGAARRLAELDFELPLGGPVGRRSQVADLARCFETMLEPGDPLQRYGALLSESAAAGTTLAGFLTGSIDVVLQVPGDPDRYVILDYKTNRLARFGPDAMADAMCQAHYPLQALLYAVALHRYLGWRLPGYDPRVHLGGIGYLFVRGMGGAGNPMLGTMPSGVFTWLPPAEMIVAASTVLAGGER, encoded by the coding sequence ATGAATGAGATCTTCCGGCTCGACCAGCCGTTGCCCGCCCCCGGCACCACGATCGTCCTGGAAGCCAGCGCAGGCACCGGCAAAACCTATGCCATCGCCGCGCTGGTCACCCGCTACGTGGCCGACGGCCTGCCCCTCGACCAGATCCTGGCAGTCACCTTCTCCCGCCGAGCCACCAGTGAACTGCGCGACGGCATTCGCACCCGGCTCATCGCCGGCAAGCTGGCGATCGATGGCTGGTTGCGCGACGGCAGGCTGGACAGCTCCGATCGGGTCGCGGTCTTGTTGTGCGATACCGATCCTGCGATCGCCAGGCTGCGTGCCGACCGGCTGGACGAGGCGATCGGCCTGGTCGACGCCGCCCCGATCTTCACACTGCACACCTTCGCTGCGCGGATGCTCGATGAGCTGGGCGTGCTGGCCGACCATGATGAGGCCACCGTCTTGGAGACCGACCCGTGCGTGCTGGTCGAGGAGGTGATCTCCGACAGCTACCTCGGAGAGGAGCGCTGGCAGTGCCTCGGCTGGCAGACCGCTCACGCGATCGGCCAGCAGGCAGCTGCACACCCGGCCGAGCGTCTCTACCCGCCCGATGACTCCGGCGCTGTACGGGTGGGTTTCGCGACGGCGGTTCGCGAGATGCTCGACGCCCGGAAGCGCTCGCGCCGGGTCTTCGGATACGACGACATGATCATGCGGCTGTCTGCGGTGCTCACCGATCCGGTCAGCGGGCAGGCGGCCGCCCAACTGCTCAGTGAACGGTTCTCGGTCGTGCTGGTGGACGAGTTCCAGGACACCGATCCGGCTCAGTGGGCCTTCCTCGAGGCAGGCTTCGCCGGCCGCTCCACGCTCATGTTGATCGGCGACCCCAAGCAGGCGATCTACCGCTTCCGCGGGGGCGACATCGAGACCTACCATCAGGCCCGCGGCCAGGCCGAGCGTGTCCTGAGGCTGGCCACCAACTACCGTTCGGATGCCGAGGTGGTGCGTGGCATCGAGAACCTCTTCGGTCCGGTCGACCTCGGTTCCCCGGGTGTCCGAATCGAACTCGAGCGAGTCGCCACGGCCCAGCAGCAGCCGCGAATCCGCCGGGAAGGATCGCTGGAGCCGGCTGAGGTCGTGCGGGTGCGCGCCATCGACCCGGGGCAACCGATCAAGACCTTCCCGGCCCGCGAACTCATCGCGGCCGACCTGCTCGGCCAGGTCGGGCAGCTGCTGGATGGCAGCCACCAGCTGCGTGAGCCGGGTGGGCGTTGGCGTCCGGTGCGCTCCGACGACATCGCGGTGCTGGTGAGCACCAACAAGGTGGGCCGGCTCATCCATGCCCGTCTCACCGCCGGCGGATACTCCGCCGTGTTCACCGGGGAACGCAGCGTGTTCACCTCCCAGGCCGCGGCCGACTGGCTGATCGTGTTGCAGGCGCTGGAGAATCCGGACCGCTGGCACCAGCGGCGCGCCATGCTGACCAGTCTGATCGGGTGGACCAGCGCCGATATCGCCTCGGCGTCCGACGACGACCTGGTCGAGATGAGCGCGCTGCTGACCCGATGCGCAAGGCGGCTGACCGACCAGGGCGTGGCTGCCGTCTTCGAGACCCTGGTAGCCGAACGCGATCTCTACGCCCGGCTGCTGCGATCTCCCGGCGGCGAGGAACTGACCAGCGATCTGCGGCACATCACCGAGTTGCTCAACCAAGCCCAGTCCGACCAGCGGCTTACGTCCTCGGCGCTGACCGAGTTCTTACGGCGCAGCATCGAACAGGCCGACACGATGGACGAGGACGAGCGGGCCCGCCGGCTGCCCACGGACCGGCCCGCGATCCGGGTGATGACGGTTCACAAGGCAAAGGGATTGCAGTTCCCGATCGTGCTGCTGCCGCAGGCCGCCGACAAGTACACCGCGCAGGTCGATGATCGCGACGAGCCCGTCGTCGGTCACCAGGACGGCGAGCGGGTGCTGGATGTTGATTCTCCACGCGGCCGTGCCGGGCGCATCGAGGGCTATCAGGCCGAAGACCTCGCCGAATCGCTGCGGGCCTTCTATGTCGCCTGCACCCGGGCGCAGTCGCTGCTCATCTGCTGGTGGGCCCCCACCCAGAACGCGGTCTGTTCCCCATTGCACCGGCTGCTGATGAACGACCGCTGGCATGCTGCGCCCCGATCCGAGGTTCCTGTTGAACCTGCCAGCGAACTGCGTCGTCCGCCCGGGGTGAGTGTGACGGTCGTCGATCCGGAGCAGATCGCCAAGCGAGCCGGCGTTGCGCCGCGCGATACCAGCTTTGCCGGACTGCTCGAAGCCCGCCGCTTCGCCGACCACATCGACCGGGCGTGGACGCGCACCTCCTACACCGGTCTGACCACCGGCATCCACGAGGTGGGGCCGCTGCCCGGATCGGTTGCGGGCTTCGACGAGGTCGACGTGGCGGGCGATGACGATCTCGAGGTGTCCGAGCTGTCCGCCGTTGTGGAGCAGGATCAGCAGGCCCTGTCCGCGCTGGCCGAGCTTCCCGGCGGTACGCAGTTCGGCAGTCTGGTCCATGCCGTTCTGGAGGATGTCGACCCCGCCAGCGCGCAGTTGGAGGCCGATCTGGGCGCCAGTGTGCGGCGGCTGGCCGTTCGTTATCCGCTGACCGGCCTGGACGTATCCGCGCTGACAACGGGCTTGGCTCAGCTCGTCAGCACACCGCTGGGGAAACTGACCGGTGATCGGACGCTGCGCGACCTCGGGGCGGCCCGGCGGCTGGCCGAACTCGACTTCGAACTGCCCCTGGGCGGTCCGGTCGGCCGCCGGTCGCAGGTGGCCGACCTCGCGCGTTGCTTCGAGACGATGCTCGAGCCCGGCGATCCCCTGCAGCGCTACGGCGCGCTACTGTCCGAATCCGCCGCGGCAGGTACCACCCTCGCAGGATTCCTCACCGGCTCGATCGATGTCGTGCTCCAGGTGCCCGGAGACCCCGATCGCTATGTCATCCTCGACTACAAGACCAACCGGCTGGCCCGATTCGGCCCTGATGCCATGGCCGATGCCATGTGTCAGGCGCATTATCCGCTGCAGGCGCTGCTCTACGCCGTCGCGTTGCATCGCTATCTGGGCTGGCGGCTGCCGGGCTACGACCCCCGCGTGCATCTGGGTGGGATCGGGTATCTGTTCGTCCGTGGCATGGGTGGGGCCGGCAATCCGATGCTGGGCACCATGCCGAGCGGAGTCTTCACCTGGTTGCCGCCCGCCGAGATGATCGTGGCGGCGTCCACGGTGCTGGCCGGGGGTGAACGATGA
- the nudC gene encoding NAD(+) diphosphatase, whose protein sequence is MSLDRLNLSPWDGLSLLNREAEVRDPESIRSAWADDSALLLQLDFDSQFVLDPFGIPAVGELTDDIAYLGRIDGVPWFAQRVEELDGVTIRDSRLTDLQYQVVSAGLAVLNWIGNTRFCTMCGGQLRRTHGGFAAVCSMCGREHFPRTDPAIIVAVLDPADRIFLAHQTTWAQHRVSILAGFIEAGESAENALYREVAEEAKLQIDAYRFLGSQPWPFSRSLMLAYVARSHSTGRVDQVELEWGNWYSRAEVDAGLAAGKLILPGPGSIAAHVIGAWRNRTLPAPEG, encoded by the coding sequence ATGAGTCTCGATCGTCTGAATCTGTCGCCCTGGGATGGCCTGTCGCTGCTGAACCGGGAGGCCGAAGTCCGTGACCCGGAGTCCATCCGGAGTGCCTGGGCCGATGACTCGGCGCTGCTGCTGCAGCTCGATTTCGACTCGCAGTTCGTGCTGGATCCTTTCGGAATCCCAGCCGTCGGGGAACTGACCGATGACATCGCCTACCTCGGACGCATCGACGGCGTGCCCTGGTTCGCGCAGCGAGTCGAGGAACTCGACGGCGTCACGATCCGGGATTCGCGACTGACTGATCTCCAATATCAGGTAGTCAGCGCCGGATTGGCGGTGCTCAATTGGATTGGCAATACGCGCTTCTGCACGATGTGCGGCGGGCAGCTGCGGCGCACTCACGGCGGTTTCGCCGCGGTCTGCTCGATGTGCGGGCGCGAGCATTTTCCGCGCACGGATCCGGCCATCATCGTCGCTGTGCTCGACCCGGCCGACCGGATCTTCCTGGCTCATCAGACGACCTGGGCGCAACACCGGGTGTCGATCCTCGCGGGCTTCATCGAGGCGGGGGAGAGCGCCGAGAACGCGCTCTACCGCGAGGTCGCCGAAGAGGCGAAGCTCCAGATCGATGCCTACCGGTTCCTCGGTTCACAACCGTGGCCGTTCTCCCGCTCGCTCATGCTTGCCTATGTGGCCCGCAGCCATTCGACCGGCCGGGTCGACCAGGTCGAGCTGGAGTGGGGCAACTGGTACAGCCGGGCTGAGGTGGACGCCGGACTGGCCGCCGGCAAGCTCATTCTGCCCGGTCCGGGCTCGATCGCAGCCCATGTCATCGGCGCCTGGCGCAACCGGACGTTGCCCGCGCCCGAGGGCTAG
- the recD gene encoding exodeoxyribonuclease V subunit alpha, with amino-acid sequence MTDEVFEVPVVATGLLAEFAAAGLISASGVHLARTLSWLTGECRDEVLLAVALCLRAQDSGSVCLPLDEPHSVAGELPWPDPAGWQLLLAESPLVVVGAEAAANQRPLRLIGHRLYLERNWQSEEAVRTALAQRIALPPPALDRQAVADAVMRVSRQRSAAQELTADQCAAVDTSVSTWTSVIAGGPGTGKTTTIAGLLRVLDDLVTHRTSVALASFTGKAAARMQQSLDASLSGSDRDGAVWKHLQVQPATTLHALLGARPGGRMTRDAGNPLPHDLLIIDEMSMVSLDLMAALMAALRPGTRLVMVGDPHQLSSVDAGAVLADIVSAGLPAAGGSPRSAITVLTHSHRFAGPIQHLADAILASRADDVLDLLASAPDGLTWAQTDPDPVLVETLNPLTADVVTQGRAMVSAARAGDAVQALSAMDAHRVLCAHRQGRYGVGGWSRAAEAELRRAILGYGREGEWYLGRPVLITRNAPDLQISNGDTGVVVRIDGQIQVALSSGDNPRLRSPWLLDSSETMHAMTVHKSQGSEYDAVTVVLPSAESPLLTRELFYTAVTRARQRVRIVGTAEAIRQAVTTAARRATGLGGRV; translated from the coding sequence ATGACCGACGAAGTGTTCGAGGTTCCGGTGGTCGCCACCGGGTTGCTCGCCGAGTTCGCGGCCGCCGGCTTGATCTCGGCCAGTGGGGTGCACCTGGCCCGCACATTGTCGTGGTTGACCGGGGAATGTCGCGACGAGGTGTTGCTGGCTGTGGCGCTGTGCCTGCGTGCACAGGACTCCGGGTCGGTCTGCCTACCGCTGGACGAGCCTCACTCGGTGGCCGGCGAGCTACCGTGGCCCGACCCGGCGGGGTGGCAGCTGCTGCTCGCCGAGTCGCCATTGGTGGTGGTCGGCGCGGAGGCCGCGGCGAATCAGCGCCCGCTCCGGTTGATCGGCCACCGGCTCTATCTGGAACGCAACTGGCAATCCGAGGAAGCTGTCCGCACGGCACTGGCGCAGCGCATCGCCCTGCCGCCGCCGGCCCTCGACCGGCAAGCCGTCGCCGACGCCGTGATGCGGGTCTCGCGGCAGCGATCCGCCGCTCAGGAACTGACCGCAGACCAATGCGCCGCCGTTGACACCTCGGTGAGCACCTGGACCAGCGTCATCGCGGGCGGTCCGGGGACCGGCAAGACCACCACCATCGCCGGGTTGCTGCGCGTCCTGGACGATCTGGTGACCCACCGCACCAGCGTCGCGCTGGCCTCGTTCACCGGCAAGGCCGCGGCCCGTATGCAGCAGTCCCTGGACGCGTCGCTGAGCGGCTCCGACCGGGACGGTGCGGTCTGGAAGCATCTTCAGGTGCAGCCGGCCACCACCCTGCATGCGCTGTTGGGGGCCCGTCCAGGCGGACGCATGACACGTGACGCCGGCAATCCGCTGCCGCACGATCTGCTGATCATCGATGAGATGTCGATGGTCTCGCTTGATCTGATGGCGGCGCTGATGGCCGCGTTGCGCCCCGGCACGCGGCTGGTCATGGTCGGTGACCCGCATCAGCTGTCCTCGGTGGACGCGGGTGCGGTGCTCGCCGACATCGTCAGCGCCGGCCTGCCTGCGGCCGGCGGATCGCCGCGCAGCGCCATCACGGTGCTCACTCACTCGCACCGGTTCGCGGGCCCGATCCAGCACCTTGCCGACGCCATCTTGGCGTCCCGGGCCGATGACGTGCTGGACCTGCTGGCGTCGGCTCCCGACGGGCTGACCTGGGCCCAGACCGATCCCGATCCTGTGCTGGTCGAGACCCTCAATCCCTTGACCGCGGATGTGGTCACGCAGGGGCGGGCCATGGTGAGTGCGGCTCGCGCCGGGGATGCCGTGCAGGCGCTCAGTGCGATGGATGCCCACCGCGTACTGTGTGCGCACCGGCAGGGACGCTACGGGGTGGGCGGCTGGTCGCGTGCGGCCGAGGCCGAACTGCGACGGGCGATCCTCGGATACGGACGCGAGGGCGAGTGGTATCTGGGCCGGCCGGTGCTGATCACCCGCAATGCCCCCGACCTGCAGATCTCCAATGGGGACACCGGCGTGGTCGTGCGGATCGACGGCCAGATTCAGGTGGCCCTGTCGAGCGGGGACAACCCGCGGCTGCGCTCGCCGTGGCTGCTGGACTCCAGCGAAACGATGCACGCGATGACCGTGCACAAGTCGCAGGGCAGCGAGTACGACGCGGTCACCGTGGTGCTGCCCTCGGCCGAGTCGCCGCTGCTCACCCGGGAGCTCTTCTACACCGCGGTCACCAGGGCGCGGCAGCGGGTGCGGATCGTCGGCACCGCCGAGGCGATCAGGCAGGCGGTCACTACCGCGGCCCGGCGGGCGACCGGCCTGGGGGGCCGCGTCTAG
- a CDS encoding exodeoxyribonuclease V subunit gamma — MIEKVPVTGWREACEHAAKLLQSIPAGPLAADLVVLPSAAHRRSFSQYLAGRPGGPQISAGIELVTWRVFIERFRGDTWQGETLTLAICDVLDDPAHAEALAPLRRHLGAPGSRPGRRYATAQRLARVLRRYAAQAPQMVSAWRDGHNTDPDGQPLAPAQLWQPDLWRAVRALLGGDPAEHYRQRLDELAAGPDRELPRRIVLVALDDPDDAGRDLIDALGHHHEVHLICAEGIPVDTTRAGSAFLRHHASRRPGDNMPGDSAPAGAPRSGSLLHQVQYELRRDLPAAPRQFADQSLQIHACHGPDRQVEVLRDALCGLFTDDPSLQPRDVVVLCTSIAEYAPLVEASFCLDPGAGFHPGHRLRVQLAHSSVSSFNPVLAVLAELLSLYTERATSVDLLDFCQLPPVAHRFGFDADDIERLRELIAAAQIRWGVDAEQRRRNGLAIRQSTWLAGVQRMLISLALADEPPVVLGTSAPLAQVQGSDAELIGQLAELISRVRKISQPFATAAPAQVWVDRLREAIELLTSTEFEDSWQLSHALGELADLGEQAAGRRGLLDIGDIACWLDSRRHSASRRPNYGNGSLLVTDLDDLAGIEARVICVLGLDDAHFPGPAGFDGDDLLRAPGRRAAHWTTDRRAVRRQRLLDAVLAAQDALVVITQGADQSSGSVRPVPVCIAELMEACAIQGPSGQWRAPGSDALPGDALVRWHPLHPHGWQDFTISGDEQVSSFDRQGLLGACALQTPPAPGVPHWQLHHPAAAPTEVDVEQLIAFFVNPARTLLREATGTTLSSFERELQTSLPIAPDHLAVWSVGNELFEALSAGHDADLTRRKVWLSGQVLPGQAGARVLDSQLADAQIVARSVRAAHAGEPFLADCQLDLPAVRLQGRIQLFDRRVVVKRFGFPKPDDALTCWIRLLLAAADPGPDLAQVGGLLIGKRCYQLTAPPASQARQLLSDLVAVRAEGLHQILPLPLRTGAAYTDLLNWKSGEPLSRAHQAYADEDANWQYFFADFDELHAARPGRFEQLCDQVIAPIKDHLNPWRPGGTDCDE; from the coding sequence ATGATTGAGAAAGTACCGGTCACCGGATGGCGCGAGGCCTGTGAGCACGCGGCGAAGCTCCTGCAGTCCATCCCCGCCGGACCACTGGCCGCCGATCTCGTGGTGCTGCCCTCAGCAGCCCATCGGCGGTCGTTTTCCCAGTACCTGGCCGGCCGCCCCGGTGGCCCGCAGATTTCTGCCGGCATCGAACTGGTGACCTGGCGGGTGTTCATCGAGCGGTTCCGTGGCGATACCTGGCAGGGCGAGACGTTGACGCTGGCCATCTGCGACGTGCTGGACGATCCGGCCCACGCCGAGGCGTTGGCCCCCCTCCGGCGTCACCTGGGTGCGCCGGGCAGCCGCCCGGGTCGCCGCTACGCGACCGCACAGCGGCTGGCTCGAGTGCTGCGCCGCTATGCCGCCCAGGCTCCGCAGATGGTGTCCGCATGGCGCGACGGTCACAACACCGATCCTGACGGCCAGCCGCTGGCCCCGGCTCAGCTGTGGCAACCCGACCTGTGGCGGGCCGTGCGAGCCTTGTTGGGCGGCGATCCGGCCGAGCACTACCGGCAACGACTCGACGAGCTGGCCGCTGGTCCGGATCGTGAGCTACCGCGTCGGATCGTCCTGGTGGCGCTGGACGACCCGGACGATGCCGGCCGTGATCTCATCGACGCGCTCGGCCACCATCATGAGGTGCACCTGATCTGCGCCGAAGGAATCCCGGTCGACACCACCCGGGCCGGTTCGGCGTTCTTGCGTCATCATGCCAGCCGCCGGCCGGGCGACAATATGCCGGGCGACAGCGCGCCGGCCGGCGCGCCGCGCTCGGGCAGCCTGCTGCATCAGGTGCAGTACGAGCTGCGGCGCGACCTGCCCGCTGCACCGCGACAGTTCGCCGATCAATCACTGCAGATCCATGCCTGTCACGGCCCCGACCGCCAGGTCGAGGTCCTGCGCGACGCCCTGTGCGGGTTGTTCACCGACGATCCCAGCCTGCAGCCCCGCGATGTCGTGGTGCTGTGCACCAGCATCGCCGAGTATGCGCCGCTGGTCGAAGCATCGTTCTGCCTGGATCCCGGAGCCGGTTTCCACCCTGGGCACCGGCTGCGCGTCCAGCTGGCACACAGCTCGGTGAGTTCGTTCAACCCGGTGCTGGCGGTGCTGGCCGAACTGCTGAGCCTCTATACGGAACGGGCCACCAGCGTCGACCTGCTGGATTTCTGTCAGCTGCCGCCGGTCGCGCATCGTTTCGGATTCGACGCCGACGATATCGAGCGGCTGCGCGAGTTGATCGCGGCCGCCCAGATCCGTTGGGGGGTGGACGCGGAGCAGCGGCGCCGCAACGGCCTGGCGATCAGGCAGTCGACCTGGCTGGCCGGTGTTCAGCGGATGTTGATCAGCCTCGCCCTGGCCGACGAACCGCCCGTGGTGCTGGGTACCTCGGCGCCGCTGGCTCAGGTGCAGGGCTCGGACGCCGAGCTGATCGGCCAGCTCGCCGAGCTGATCTCCCGGGTGCGCAAGATCAGCCAGCCGTTCGCTACCGCCGCGCCAGCCCAAGTCTGGGTCGACAGGCTGCGCGAGGCCATCGAATTGCTCACCTCCACCGAATTCGAGGACAGTTGGCAGCTCAGCCACGCGCTCGGTGAACTTGCCGATCTCGGCGAGCAGGCGGCCGGACGCCGGGGTCTACTCGATATCGGCGACATCGCCTGCTGGTTGGATTCGAGGCGCCACTCGGCCAGTCGCCGCCCCAACTACGGCAACGGCTCGCTGCTGGTGACCGACCTCGACGATCTGGCCGGCATCGAGGCCCGGGTGATCTGTGTTCTGGGCCTCGACGACGCGCATTTTCCGGGGCCGGCCGGTTTCGACGGCGACGATCTGCTTCGTGCTCCGGGCCGGCGCGCCGCCCACTGGACCACTGATCGTCGGGCGGTGCGCCGCCAGCGGCTGCTCGATGCCGTGTTGGCTGCACAGGACGCCTTGGTGGTCATCACCCAGGGAGCCGACCAGTCGTCCGGGTCGGTGCGCCCCGTGCCCGTCTGCATCGCCGAGCTGATGGAGGCCTGCGCGATTCAAGGACCATCCGGGCAGTGGCGGGCACCCGGCAGCGATGCACTGCCAGGGGATGCCTTGGTGCGGTGGCATCCGCTGCATCCACATGGCTGGCAGGATTTCACCATCAGCGGGGATGAACAGGTGTCCAGTTTCGACCGTCAGGGTTTGCTCGGGGCATGCGCGTTGCAGACCCCGCCGGCCCCGGGCGTCCCGCACTGGCAGCTGCACCATCCGGCCGCAGCGCCAACCGAGGTCGATGTCGAACAGCTCATCGCCTTCTTCGTCAACCCTGCCCGGACGCTGTTGCGCGAGGCGACCGGCACGACCCTGTCGTCCTTCGAACGCGAATTGCAGACCAGCCTGCCGATCGCCCCCGACCATCTGGCCGTGTGGTCGGTCGGCAACGAGCTGTTCGAGGCGCTCAGCGCCGGCCACGACGCCGACCTGACCCGCCGCAAGGTCTGGCTGTCGGGTCAGGTCCTGCCCGGACAAGCAGGCGCCCGGGTGCTCGATAGCCAACTGGCCGACGCGCAGATCGTTGCCCGATCGGTGCGCGCCGCCCACGCGGGCGAGCCATTCCTGGCGGACTGCCAGCTGGACTTGCCTGCGGTCCGGTTACAGGGCCGCATTCAACTGTTCGACCGCCGAGTAGTGGTCAAGAGATTCGGCTTTCCCAAGCCTGATGACGCGCTGACCTGCTGGATCAGGCTTCTGTTGGCAGCAGCAGACCCTGGCCCCGACCTGGCCCAGGTGGGCGGGCTACTGATCGGCAAACGCTGCTATCAGCTCACTGCCCCACCGGCGTCGCAGGCCCGTCAGTTGCTGAGCGATCTCGTCGCAGTACGCGCCGAAGGCCTGCATCAGATCCTGCCCCTGCCGTTGCGCACCGGCGCCGCATACACCGATCTGCTCAACTGGAAATCCGGTGAACCACTCAGCCGTGCCCACCAGGCGTACGCGGACGAGGACGCCAACTGGCAGTACTTCTTCGCAGACTTCGATGAACTGCACGCCGCGCGGCCGGGCAGGTTCGAGCAGTTGTGCGACCAGGTGATCGCGCCCATCAAGGATCATCTGAATCCCTGGCGTCCGGGCGGGACGGACTGCGATGAATGA
- a CDS encoding DUF5679 domain-containing protein — translation MAEETYEGEFYCVKCKEKREAKGIVVVNDKGTKMAKAKCPVCSTNLNRILGRA, via the coding sequence GTGGCTGAGGAAACCTACGAAGGCGAGTTCTACTGCGTGAAGTGCAAGGAGAAGCGCGAGGCCAAGGGAATCGTCGTGGTGAACGACAAGGGCACCAAGATGGCCAAAGCGAAGTGCCCGGTGTGCAGCACCAACCTGAACCGCATCCTGGGTAGGGCCTGA